From a single Candidatus Binatus sp. genomic region:
- a CDS encoding DOMON-like domain-containing protein: MTVEHRMDLRCHASAHSETVRAIGVLVRRSAGAELQMTFRLDGDIPRIRVCPPGASRIGTQLWRHTCFEAFIAVEGQPAYHEFNFAPSGEWAVYAFSGYRNGGPVANEMMRPQIAVRSTGSRLELDTIVRLDCLSAIHPRASLRIGLSAVIEASDGLSYWALRHPADKPDFHDADGFALLLKPPGPA; this comes from the coding sequence ATGACCGTCGAACACCGGATGGACCTCAGGTGCCACGCGTCGGCACACTCTGAGACGGTGCGCGCCATTGGAGTGCTCGTACGCCGCTCGGCCGGCGCTGAACTCCAGATGACCTTCCGCCTCGACGGAGACATTCCCCGAATCCGGGTCTGTCCGCCGGGCGCGTCGCGCATCGGTACACAACTCTGGCGCCACACCTGCTTCGAAGCCTTCATCGCGGTGGAAGGGCAACCGGCGTACCACGAGTTCAACTTTGCGCCATCGGGGGAGTGGGCCGTTTACGCCTTTAGCGGCTATCGCAACGGCGGTCCTGTCGCGAACGAAATGATGCGCCCGCAGATTGCCGTGCGCTCTACTGGCAGTCGGCTTGAGCTGGACACCATTGTCCGGCTCGATTGCCTGTCTGCCATCCACCCGCGTGCTTCGCTACGTATCGGGCTCTCGGCGGTAATCGAGGCGAGCGATGGGCTTTCGTACTGGGCGCTTCGCCATCCGGCCGACAAACCGGATTTTCATGATGCCGATGGATTCGCCCTGCTGCTTAAGCCGCCAGGCCCCGCGTAG
- a CDS encoding N-acetylmuramoyl-L-alanine amidase-like domain-containing protein, with translation MKHAQPQGLSRRRVEQLLSETKYDRCAGSRIDVLSRHFLGHPYKPNPLIGSADTVEVFTASLDGFDCVTYIETIVALARASNVDDFTEWLRKIRYEGGRIQWERRNHYMTLWIRNNVREGIIRPVSMPAVPTVTRERVLNVVPGLAAQRTRVRCVPKAAVPRLERYLQSGDLIFFASTRKHLDVFHAGIIVRDGKKVSMRHASRSRGFVVEQELSEFLKANRMAGVIVMRPQGATRRIAVSS, from the coding sequence ATGAAGCACGCGCAACCACAAGGTCTCAGCCGGCGGCGCGTCGAGCAGCTTCTATCGGAAACGAAGTATGATCGCTGCGCCGGTAGCCGAATTGACGTTCTTTCCCGCCACTTCCTTGGACACCCTTACAAACCAAATCCGCTGATTGGATCGGCCGACACAGTCGAAGTGTTCACGGCTTCCCTCGATGGATTCGACTGTGTCACGTACATCGAAACAATTGTGGCGCTCGCCCGCGCGTCCAACGTCGATGACTTCACCGAGTGGCTGCGAAAGATTAGGTATGAAGGAGGCCGCATTCAATGGGAACGGCGGAATCACTATATGACGCTCTGGATTCGCAACAATGTACGCGAAGGGATAATCAGGCCGGTTTCAATGCCGGCTGTCCCGACAGTCACCAGGGAACGCGTGCTGAATGTTGTGCCCGGACTCGCTGCACAGCGGACTCGCGTGAGATGTGTACCGAAGGCGGCAGTGCCACGGCTCGAACGATATTTGCAAAGCGGTGATCTGATTTTTTTTGCGTCCACACGCAAGCATCTCGATGTGTTTCATGCTGGAATCATCGTGCGCGATGGCAAAAAAGTTTCCATGCGTCACGCGTCGCGCAGCCGAGGCTTTGTCGTGGAACAGGAATTAAGCGAGTTCCTCAAGGCAAATCGGATGGCTGGCGTCATTGTCATGCGGCCGCAAGGGGCGACGCGACGCATCGCGGTTAGCAGCTAA
- a CDS encoding glycosyltransferase family 2 protein, with protein sequence MNIVYPKDYSSASIQRLLDAADSDVLFLGDPRASIEPGPRMFDRMARVIRETGGGWAYADAVGHPRIDYQSGSIRDSFDFGPVVGVSVQAARQSGIDSTWKWGGLYDLRLRISENHAIVRIPEPLYSASMIDARPTGQKQFDYVDPRNRDYQIEMERIATAHLKRIGAWLQPHFENVPATAETFPVKASVVIPVRNRERTILDAVQSALVQSADFEFNVIVVDNHSTDRTTEILRGIGDSRVKHIVPQRRDLGIGGCWNEAIYSKDCGRYAIQLDSDDLYINDGVLRRIVAELEAGPYAMVIGSYTMVDFSLKELPPGLIDHREWSRENGRNNALRVNGLGAPRAFNTAVLRRIGFPNVSYGEDYAVALRISRDYEIGRIYESVYLCRRWEGNSDSALPLEVANRYDLYKDWLRTIELHARMRR encoded by the coding sequence GTGAACATCGTCTATCCAAAGGACTACTCGTCCGCAAGTATTCAACGACTCCTCGACGCTGCCGATTCCGATGTTCTGTTTCTCGGCGATCCGCGTGCGAGCATCGAACCAGGACCGCGCATGTTCGATCGAATGGCGCGGGTCATACGTGAAACCGGCGGCGGCTGGGCTTATGCCGACGCAGTAGGCCATCCTCGCATCGACTATCAAAGCGGGAGCATCCGCGACAGTTTCGACTTTGGCCCGGTAGTCGGTGTGTCGGTTCAGGCTGCGCGTCAGTCAGGAATCGACAGCACCTGGAAATGGGGAGGGCTATACGACCTGCGGTTAAGGATTTCGGAAAACCACGCCATAGTGCGGATTCCCGAACCGTTGTACAGCGCGTCGATGATTGATGCGCGGCCGACGGGTCAAAAGCAATTCGATTATGTGGATCCGCGCAATCGCGATTACCAAATCGAAATGGAGCGCATCGCGACGGCGCATCTCAAACGAATCGGCGCCTGGTTGCAGCCGCACTTCGAGAACGTTCCTGCCACGGCGGAAACATTTCCCGTAAAAGCCAGCGTCGTCATACCGGTTAGGAATCGCGAGCGGACAATTCTCGACGCCGTTCAAAGCGCCCTCGTCCAGAGCGCCGATTTCGAATTCAATGTGATCGTCGTCGATAACCATTCGACGGATCGGACGACGGAAATCCTGCGCGGAATTGGCGATTCGCGGGTTAAGCACATCGTTCCGCAACGCCGGGACCTTGGAATCGGCGGGTGCTGGAACGAGGCGATTTACTCCAAGGACTGCGGGCGATACGCCATCCAACTTGATTCCGACGACCTGTACATCAATGACGGCGTCCTTCGCCGGATTGTTGCAGAACTTGAAGCTGGACCTTATGCGATGGTTATAGGCTCCTACACGATGGTCGACTTTTCCTTGAAAGAACTTCCGCCCGGCCTAATCGACCATCGCGAGTGGAGTCGCGAGAACGGAAGAAACAATGCACTCCGTGTCAATGGTCTTGGCGCGCCGCGCGCATTCAATACGGCGGTTCTGCGCCGCATAGGATTTCCCAATGTCAGCTATGGCGAGGATTACGCCGTAGCGTTGCGCATCAGCCGTGATTATGAGATCGGCCGGATCTATGAGTCCGTTTATCTTTGCCGCCGTTGGGAAGGCAATAGCGACAGCGCCCTGCCGCTCGAGGTTGCGAATCGATACGATCTGTACAAGGACTGGCTTCGAACTATCGAGCTTCACGCTCGAATGCGGCGATGA
- a CDS encoding DUF4922 domain-containing protein produces the protein MIHEIEELFKRQARAWPQLAKGVEGLARAKTRPVRIDWFDIFIRHIPHRMGSTTASVDRESVAKRPCFLCAGNLPSEEEGLQFDENFTIYCNPFPIVDHHLTIAHRAHGFQRIANQFGNMLDIAAALAGYFVVYNGPECGASAPDHMHFQAGSRGLFPIEKDTAGLTGVTVPNYGRNVLLLRGRDRSALIHRMDRAIDLLAQTTGKRPEPLINIAVFHESGEWVAYLFPRGKHRPEVFHTGELTVSPASIDLCGIFVVPLAQHFERITGDAIAAIFREVTLPDGQFQEVAGKLESER, from the coding sequence ATGATCCACGAAATAGAAGAACTGTTCAAACGGCAGGCGCGGGCATGGCCGCAGCTCGCGAAAGGCGTTGAAGGCCTTGCGCGGGCGAAGACACGGCCGGTACGGATCGATTGGTTCGACATCTTCATCCGTCACATTCCCCATCGTATGGGTAGCACAACGGCGTCGGTCGACCGGGAGTCGGTTGCGAAACGCCCCTGCTTCCTATGTGCGGGGAATCTGCCTTCGGAGGAAGAGGGTCTGCAGTTCGATGAGAACTTCACGATCTACTGCAATCCGTTTCCAATCGTGGATCATCACCTGACGATCGCTCACCGAGCACACGGCTTCCAGCGCATCGCGAACCAGTTCGGGAATATGCTCGACATTGCCGCGGCCCTCGCTGGATATTTCGTCGTCTATAACGGTCCGGAATGCGGCGCATCCGCACCGGACCACATGCACTTTCAGGCGGGCTCGCGAGGATTGTTTCCGATCGAGAAGGACACCGCTGGACTGACCGGCGTCACTGTTCCGAATTACGGAAGAAATGTGTTGCTGCTTCGTGGGCGGGATCGATCTGCTTTAATCCATCGAATGGATCGCGCCATCGATTTGCTCGCGCAAACGACGGGCAAACGGCCAGAACCGCTGATCAACATCGCGGTCTTTCATGAGAGCGGGGAGTGGGTCGCATATCTGTTTCCGCGAGGAAAACATCGGCCAGAGGTCTTTCATACGGGCGAACTGACGGTCAGTCCGGCATCGATTGATTTGTGCGGAATATTTGTTGTGCCGCTGGCGCAGCATTTCGAAAGAATCACGGGTGACGCCATCGCCGCAATTTTTCGAGAGGTCACTTTGCCTGACGGTCAGTTTCAGGAAGTCGCCGGCAAGCTGGAGAGTGAGCGTTGA
- a CDS encoding SpoIID/LytB domain-containing protein: MKVSVGLIEGQSAVEVELTGTFTDTSGKPYSPGRYRFTSEVTLTAADPAACAFALDDVTIGIGFHWERKERQVFRGACRLMKRAAGLTVINDVALEDYVTSVISSEMSASCPLELLKAHAVISRSWMWFPKANTPRSGKGQRLESHEILRWYGREAHPDFDVCADDHCQRYQGITKAFSPAAAAAVRATAGAFLRYNGAICDARFSKSCGGITERYATAWEDEDIPYLESIYDGPAQPCAYSPETWIRSSPPAYCNTDDSELLARVLPGFDQETRDFYRWRVAYTPEELADLIRSRLGADLGPIRDVQALARGPSGRIYRLKITGERDYIIIGKELEIRRALSRTHLYSSAFVIDKVSGRFVFLGAGWGHGVGLCQIGAAVMANEGKTYTEILHHYYRGTTVSV; this comes from the coding sequence TTGAAGGTATCGGTAGGGCTGATCGAAGGACAATCCGCGGTCGAAGTCGAATTGACGGGTACGTTTACGGATACTTCCGGCAAGCCGTACAGCCCCGGGCGCTACAGATTTACTTCTGAAGTTACGCTCACTGCGGCGGACCCGGCAGCGTGCGCGTTTGCGCTGGACGACGTCACGATCGGAATCGGATTTCATTGGGAACGCAAGGAGCGCCAGGTATTCCGCGGGGCTTGCCGCCTCATGAAACGAGCAGCCGGGCTGACGGTGATCAATGATGTTGCGCTCGAAGACTACGTCACGAGCGTGATCTCATCCGAGATGAGCGCGTCCTGTCCGCTCGAACTGCTGAAAGCTCACGCGGTGATTTCGCGCAGCTGGATGTGGTTTCCTAAAGCAAATACCCCTCGCTCCGGGAAAGGACAGCGTCTCGAATCTCACGAAATCCTTCGCTGGTACGGCCGCGAAGCGCATCCGGATTTCGATGTGTGTGCCGACGACCACTGCCAGCGGTATCAGGGCATCACGAAGGCATTCTCTCCAGCCGCAGCCGCAGCGGTTCGCGCGACGGCGGGCGCGTTTCTCCGTTACAATGGCGCTATCTGCGACGCACGGTTTTCCAAGTCCTGCGGCGGAATAACCGAGCGCTACGCGACCGCTTGGGAAGATGAAGATATTCCCTATCTTGAATCTATCTACGACGGTCCGGCGCAACCCTGCGCTTACAGTCCTGAGACATGGATACGTTCAAGCCCGCCGGCTTACTGCAATACGGACGATTCGGAGCTTCTCGCGCGGGTTCTGCCGGGATTCGATCAGGAGACCCGGGATTTCTATCGCTGGCGGGTCGCGTACACGCCCGAAGAACTCGCCGATCTGATCAGATCCAGGCTCGGCGCGGATCTTGGTCCGATTCGCGACGTGCAGGCGCTCGCGCGCGGACCTTCAGGCCGAATATATCGGCTGAAGATCACCGGGGAACGCGACTACATCATCATCGGTAAAGAACTGGAAATTCGCCGCGCTTTATCGCGCACCCATCTGTATAGCTCTGCATTCGTCATAGACAAGGTGTCGGGCCGCTTTGTCTTCTTAGGAGCCGGCTGGGGACACGGTGTCGGCCTATGCCAGATCGGCGCGGCAGTTATGGCAAATGAGGGCAAGACTTACACAGAAATCTTGCACCATTACTATCGTGGGACCACTGTCAGCGTTTGA
- a CDS encoding VOC family protein: MSRVFGEMRQIAFVVRDLEKALDYWTRTLGVGPFFTMRDVVPDNYRYRGRPVPPPRISLALGFSGEFQVEIIQQHDDKPSAYRDYLAAGHEGFQHVSSWMTRAEYDRAVPELVRSGLSVAHEGAIPGSGLRFIYFATDSVPGGPLYEISEAKEPSIYPTMMKIRDLARAWDGHDPIRDFATLMR, encoded by the coding sequence ATGAGCCGGGTTTTCGGAGAAATGCGGCAGATCGCGTTCGTGGTGCGCGATCTCGAAAAAGCGCTCGACTATTGGACGCGCACGCTCGGCGTCGGACCCTTCTTCACGATGCGCGATGTTGTGCCGGACAACTATCGCTATCGCGGCAGACCTGTCCCGCCGCCGCGAATCTCTCTCGCGTTAGGTTTTTCGGGCGAGTTCCAGGTGGAGATCATCCAACAGCACGACGACAAGCCGAGCGCCTATCGCGATTACCTTGCCGCCGGTCACGAAGGCTTCCAGCACGTCTCCTCATGGATGACGCGGGCAGAATACGATCGCGCCGTGCCGGAACTCGTCCGCTCCGGCCTGTCAGTGGCGCACGAGGGCGCGATCCCCGGCAGTGGTCTCCGGTTCATCTACTTCGCGACTGATTCCGTGCCGGGCGGCCCTCTCTACGAGATTTCGGAAGCGAAAGAACCATCCATTTACCCGACGATGATGAAGATTCGCGACCTTGCGCGGGCTTGGGACGGCCACGATCCGATTCGCGACTTCGCCACCCTGATGCGCTGA
- a CDS encoding SDR family oxidoreductase yields the protein MGRLDGKVAVITGAASGIGRGTAIRFAGEGAAVVIADLNVEGGEAAVRDCKENGGHAVFQKTDVSAEAEVKAAVARAVKEFGRLDIMYNNAGLGGAVGPIDETTVENWDRSLAILLRSVFLGMKFSIPEMRKAGGGSIISTASVAGLRGGAGPHAYSAAKAAVINLTRSVALEVGKDRIRVNCICPGGINTPLINTRLPGGEPVAEQLLALIQPIPRAGHPHDIAAMALFLASDDSEWVTGTAMVVDGGLTAGGALLGQNSGPAPVIPGNFAGPSFEK from the coding sequence ATGGGCAGACTCGATGGCAAAGTCGCAGTGATCACCGGCGCGGCCAGTGGAATCGGCCGCGGCACTGCGATTCGGTTCGCGGGCGAAGGCGCCGCGGTAGTGATCGCGGACTTGAACGTCGAAGGCGGTGAAGCCGCGGTTCGCGATTGCAAGGAGAACGGCGGCCACGCGGTCTTTCAGAAGACCGACGTTTCAGCAGAGGCGGAGGTCAAGGCGGCGGTGGCGCGCGCGGTCAAGGAATTCGGCCGCCTCGACATCATGTATAACAATGCCGGCCTGGGCGGCGCGGTCGGGCCGATCGACGAGACCACGGTCGAGAATTGGGACAGGAGCCTGGCGATTTTGCTGCGCTCGGTTTTCCTTGGAATGAAGTTCTCGATTCCCGAGATGCGCAAGGCTGGCGGCGGATCGATAATCTCGACCGCGTCGGTCGCGGGTCTTCGCGGGGGCGCGGGGCCGCACGCCTATAGCGCGGCGAAGGCGGCGGTCATTAATCTGACGCGCTCGGTCGCCCTTGAAGTCGGCAAAGATCGGATTCGCGTCAACTGTATCTGCCCGGGCGGCATCAATACTCCGCTGATAAATACGCGCCTGCCCGGAGGTGAGCCGGTGGCGGAGCAGTTGCTCGCGCTGATCCAGCCGATTCCGCGCGCGGGGCATCCGCATGACATCGCGGCGATGGCGCTGTTCCTGGCAAGTGACGATTCCGAATGGGTAACTGGGACCGCCATGGTCGTCGATGGGGGCTTGACCGCAGGCGGCGCACTGTTGGGACAGAATAGCGGTCCGGCGCCGGTCATCCCGGGAAACTTCGCGGGCCCATCGTTCGAGAAGTAA
- a CDS encoding MaoC family dehydratase — protein MEEDKSNFMSRTFEADEVFLVTAERIASFCASVGDDNPLYLDAAAAKAGPYGGIIAPPALVASFRYADNVFAQIPAFSHGGLMAGIDIELDAPIRAGDSIRVSSKVKETYEKTGRTGTMIFVVVRSTLANQKGEVVARVDHRMMNRV, from the coding sequence ATGGAGGAAGACAAATCGAACTTCATGAGCCGCACCTTCGAGGCTGACGAGGTTTTTTTGGTAACTGCCGAGCGGATCGCGAGCTTTTGCGCTTCGGTCGGCGACGACAATCCCTTGTACCTCGATGCGGCCGCCGCAAAAGCGGGTCCGTACGGCGGCATCATCGCGCCGCCCGCCTTGGTGGCCTCTTTTCGGTATGCTGACAATGTCTTCGCACAGATCCCAGCGTTCAGCCACGGCGGCCTCATGGCTGGCATCGATATCGAACTCGACGCCCCGATTCGCGCAGGCGATTCGATCCGGGTGTCGTCCAAGGTGAAGGAGACTTACGAAAAGACAGGCCGTACCGGAACGATGATATTTGTCGTGGTACGTTCGACGCTTGCCAATCAGAAAGGCGAGGTCGTTGCGCGCGTCGATCATCGTATGATGAATCGTGTGTAA